The proteins below come from a single Mangifera indica cultivar Alphonso chromosome 16, CATAS_Mindica_2.1, whole genome shotgun sequence genomic window:
- the LOC123199055 gene encoding calmodulin-lysine N-methyltransferase: protein MEAENIQTTPKPSSLRWKILRQALFRRPLSKNPDEIISRISRRTTRGFNLIPCQLLDTDSTSKDSRVCYTLPVTGSPKLFLTQRVDNHADLGDFEICNRYNIDNTGIVCQWPSEDVLAFFCLSNAEMFRSKRVIELGSGYGLAGLAIAATTEALEVVISDGNPQVVDYIQLNIDSNSEAFGSTKVKSMTLHWNQEDLSDLFNFFDVIVASDCTFFKEFHKDLARVVKLLLKTTGPSEAVFLSPKRGDSLAKFLEEIEEDGLHFSITESYDDEVWKRHQMFMNGDESWPNYSEDHCFPLLVRITL, encoded by the exons ATGGAAGCCGAAAACATCCAGACCACTCCAAAACCATCGTCATTGAGATGGAAAATCCTTCGTCAAGCTCTTTTTCGTCGTCCACTTTCAAAAAATCCGG ATGAAATTATTAGCCGTATTTCACGGAGAACAACTCGCGGATTCAACTTGATCCCCTGCCAATTACTAGATACAGATTCCACCTCTAAAGATTCGCGCGTGTGTTACACGCTTCCTGTAACTGGCTCTCCCAAACTTTTTCTCAC CCAAAGAGTGGACAACCATGCTGACCTTggtgattttgaaatttgtaataGATATAATATTGATAACACAGGGATTGTAT GTCAATGGCCATCAGAAGATGTTCTTGCCTTTTTCTGCTTGTCAAATGCAGAAATGTTTAG GTCTAAAAGAGTTATTGAGCTTGGATCCGGCTATGGTTTAGCTGGACTTGCTATTGCAGCGACAACAGAGGCATTGGAAGTTGTAATATCTGATGGGAATCCTCAGGTGGTTGATT ATATTCAGCTTAACATAGATTCTAACTCTGAAGCATTTGGTAGCACAAAAGTGAAGTCTATGACACTGCACTGGAACCAGGAAGATCTTTcagatttattcaacttttttgACGTCATTGTTGCAAGTGACTG CACTTTCTTTAAAGAATTCCATAAAGATCTTGCTCGAGTAGTAAAACTCTTGTTGAAAACTACGGGACCCTCAGAAGCTGTTTTCTTGAGCCCTAAAAGAGGTGACTCACTGGCTAAGTTTttagaagaaattgaagaagatggtTTGCATTTTAGCATAACAGAGAGTTACGATGACGAAGTTTGGAAGCGTCATCAGATGTTCATGAACGGAGACGAATCCTGGCCTAATTACAGTGAAGATCATTGCTTCCCATTATTGGTCAGAATTACTCTATGA